TGACCGGTCCCAATGACGTTTCCGGTAACAACGGAAGCGGTGTCAGTGTGACTGGTGCGGACATTGATCAACTCGCTGTGCTCGTCTCTGGAAACATCGACGGCAACAACGGGCACGGTATCTCAGTCGAAGCGACGGATGTCACGAATCTGGCTGTTGACGTGAACAGTGACAGCGGAACCACAACGACATCCGGCAACCTCGGCGACGGGTTCAACCTCGTGTTGGACAATGTCGGTCTGATGAGCGATATCGAAGTGACAACGCTGACTCAGACAGTCACCGTTGGTGGGTTGAACGTCAACGACCTCGAGACTTCCGGAAACCTCGGACACGGTCTCGACATCACTGGCTCAAACCTGAACATCGAGACACTCGAACTCTCAAACGTTGTGAGTACCCTCAACATGTTTGACGGAATTCACATCGATCTGACAGACAGCTCTGTCACGAATATGAACATTCTCGACAGCGTCGCATCCGTGAATACTGGCAACGGAATGCGAATGGATCTCGACAATACTCCGATCGAGAACCTGAATGTCGTGGGGAACACATTCGGAATTCTGCCTGGTTCGACCGCGAATCCTTCGGCTCCAATCGACGATTCGCTGCCATTGATTCGAAACGGTTTCGACTTCAACACGCTGCCAGCAAACGACGACCTGTCCACCGGCTTGATTCCTCTCGGATTCGACGCCAACTTCTTCGGGCAGCTCTTTGATTCAGCATTCGTCAACAACAACGGAAACATCACCTTCGATGCTCCGCTCGGAACCTTCACTCCATTCGGACTGGAAGGCACAAGCCGACAGATCATCGCTCCGTTCTTCGCGGATGTTGATACTCGTGCTGACAGCAACGGTGCAATGTCTGGCGAAGTGACCTTCGGCCAAGGCATTGTCAACGGCCGACAGGCGTTTGGTGTGAACTGGCTAGATGTCCGCCACTTCTCAGTGACAGGCACCAACAATGGTCTGCCAACGAACTCGTTCCAACTGATTCTGGTTGACCGATCCGACATTCGGCCCGGCGACTTCGACATCGAATTCAACTATGGTGAGATTCTTTGGGAAGCTGGTGAAGCCAGCGGTTCAGACGCCTTTGGACTCGGTGGAAGTGCTGCCCGTGTTGGTTACTCCAACGGCGTTGATACTTCGTTCGAACTTGCTGGATCGGGTATCAACGGAGCCTTCCTCGACAGTGGTCCTGCTGCGACAAGTTTGGTCCAGAACAGCCTCGAGTCGATGCACGACGGCCGCTACATCTTCTTCTCCCGCGACGGTTCGATTGGCGGAGAGGTGTCAGGAGTCGGCAACGGCGGAGACGGTTTCCAGCTGAACGCAGGAAACGGATCACACATTCAATCTCTGAACATTTCGGAGAACGATGTTGAGTCCAACAACTCACGCGGAATTTCGATCTCAGCAACTGACAGCGATGTCGGTGGTCTGGGTGGAGGAACAATTGAGCTGAACAACGTCAGCAACAACCTCAGCGGAGGAATTGTTCTCGAGTTCGATGGATCACGACTGGATGATATGCGAATGGCGATGAACACCGTCATGAGCAACGGCAGCGACGGAATTCTTCTGGACTTCGTCGATTCGCCAGTCACCAACCTCGAGATCGTTGATCATCCTGATATCAACATGAACGGACGTGACGGAATCAGTCTGCAAATGGACAACTCCGACATCAACGGCCTGTTGATCGAAAACAACGGAATGGGAACCTTGATGCCCACTCCTGCGAACGAATTCGATATTACTCTGAACTTCTCAGGAGGACTAACTCCAAGTCAGCAGCTTCTCTTCCGCCAGGCTGAGCTTCGATGGGAACAGATCATCACCGACGACCTTCTGGATGTCGGACTCATCGATGACCTGGTCATTGACGCTTCCGGAATTCCAATCGACGGTGTTAACGGAATTCTCGGACAAGCTGGTCCGACTGGCCTGCGAGGCGGAAGCTTCCTGCCATTCCAGGGAATCATGCAGTTCGATACTGCAGACCTTGCCGAACGTGAAGCAGCCGGTCAGCTGGATGAAATCATCCTGCATGAGATGGGACACGTTCTTGGAATTGGAACGATCTGGAACAACCTTGGTCTTGTTTCCGGTTCAGGAACGAACGATCCACGGTTCACAGGAACCAATTCCATCGATGCTTACAACGCACTGTTCGGTTTGACCGAAACAAGCGTGCCTCTTGAAAACATCGGTGGTGCTGGAACTGTTGAATCGCACTGGAGAGAGTCTGTCTTCGACAATGAATTGATGACAGGATACTTGAACGATGAAGTGCCAAATCCGTTGAGCGTGCTGACGATTCAAAGTCTTGCCGACATCGGGTATGTCGTCGATGCAAACGTTGCGGACACTTATCCATCACCAGCAGTCCTGGCAGCAGTCACGGGTGGTTCAGCGAGTGTTGAAGCTGACGACGAAATCGTCATGCGTCCAGACAGCGTCGTCGCTGACATGGACAACCTCGAAGCACTGTACGGTGATATGCCAGCACTCGCGGTTGGTCCAGGAGCATTGGCTTCACTGCAGATGAACGAAGGTCATGGAATCAACATTGGCCTGACCAACAGTGATCTGACAGGCGGTGTGATCTCCGGAAACGTGATTACAGATCACGCCAATGGTGACGCCTTCCGAATGCTGAACCCAACGACCAACGGGAACACGATTGAACTCGACTTCACCGGCAACACCTTCGGGTCAAACGGTGGTCGCGGTATCAACATCGCTCTCGACGGCAATGAGTCACTGGTCACCACGATGACAGACAACACAATCGCCTTCCATGGTGGTCGCGGAATCAGTCTCGACCTTTCAGACTCGTCTTCGGTCGAAGTGAATGACTTCTCCCGTAACAACCTCGACGGCAACAACTCGTTCGGTCTTCGAATCGATGCGAAAGACAACACCAATGTGGTCTTCGATGCCGGAGCTGGAAGCGATGACACTGATCTGAACATCATCTCGAACAACGTCAACGCAGGTATTGGAATCTCACTGTCGCAGAACGCGACCGGGGATCTTCGAATTACGAACACCAATATCAGTGCGACACGAAGTGGTGCAGATCCTGACTTCGGAGCGGAAGGTCTGAACATTCAGCTGACAGACAATGCGTCTGCTCCGAACTTGACCATCGGTCACGAGTCGGTGGCGAATACGACCTTCTCAGGTAACACCGGATCAGGGATTTTGATCAGCAGCGACCTGAGTTCTTCGCTGGCGAACCCAACGATTCAGTTTGTCGATTCGACTCTGAACAACGTCGACGGACTTCGGTTCGAGCGATTTGGATCAGCTGTCGTCGACAACGTGACAATCACAAACTCTGTCTTCAACTCAAACCTGAGCGATGGTATCGACATTGTCGCTTCACAGGGTGACATGACAGACGAGTTCACGATTGTTCAGAACATCATGTCTCAGAATGCTGGTCGCGGTCTGGCAATGGAAGCTCAATTCGATGCCAGCATCGAGGCTCTCGTCGAAGACAACCAGATTGAAAACAACGGCGGAGACGGCGTTGAATTGAATCAGATGACCGTGTCGATGGATGATGCTCCGTCAATCACAGCTGACTTTATCGACAACGATATCGTCTTCAACGGTGGTTACGGAATTGATGTCAACGCCACACACCAGCTGACATTCGATGGAAACGTGATCGACAACAACGAACTGGGTGGAATTCGCTTCAACGCTGAGTCACTCAACCCAGGTGAAACGATCACCATGACTGGTGGATCTGCTTCCGGGAACAACGGAGACGGTATCACAGCGATGAACGTGGACGTGAACTTCGAGTTCGTGAACATGGACATCAGCAACAACACCGGAAATGGAATTCGAACCCAGAACACTGGTCGAGACGTTCTCGTCACCGGAAGCACGATCGACGGAAATGGACAAAGCGGAATTCTGGTTGGCAACACCGGAGGCCGAATTGACATTCTCAACAACTCGATCGATGGCAACGGAACGAACGGGATCACGAATCTCGTCGGCGTGAACTCGACGATCTCAGGGAACTCGATTGATTCGAACGATGCTCACGGAGTTGTCCTTGTCGGTGGAACTCACACCATCACTGACAACACCATGAGTCTCAACGCAGACAAAGGCGTGTCGATCATCGGTGGAACTCACACCATCTCCGGCAACATGTTGGAAATGAACGGGGGAGATGCTCTCCAGATGATTTCCGAACCGGGACAGAACCTGACTGCGAACATCGACGACAACACCTTCCGTGAAAACGGTGGACGTGGAATCGACCTGCTGGTTCGCGGTTCAACGACTGCAGACGTGACGATCACAAACAGCCTCGTCGAGGGCAACAACCTCGAAGGTGTCTACGTTGTGAACACCGCCGATCTGGCTCAGTCTGCTGATGCACTTGCAACAGCTGCCCTGGCTGCTGCTGGCGATCCAATGGCGAACCCAGTCCTGGAATTCGACTTCGACAACAACATTGTCATGGACAATGGGTTGAACAGCGGATTCGCAGGCAGTGGTTTGGTCATGCGAGTCGGAACCAGCGGAGCGACAACCGACTTCAGCAACAATGGCGGATTTGTCAGCGATGGTGCTGGCAACCTGACCGGACGTGGTGGAGTTCTGGCGAACGTGACGAACAGCTCGTTCATCGGTCAACCTGGTGCAGACGTGCTCATCGAATCGTTCGTGTCAACGACCACTCCAGCTGCGACAACTGGAACCTGGGATGCTGCGACCTTCAACGTGACCAGCTTCGTTCAAGATCCACTTTCCCGAATCGATCTCGTCTTCACCGGAAACACCGGGGATGACATCGACATCGTCCGGGCGGGTGCATCGTTCAGCAACGATGAATCGGTCTTCAAATCGCGAACGGATGCTCAGCCAACAGCTGGACCATTCACAAGCGGAACTCGCTTGCGAAACGCACAGCGACTGGCGTCACGCTCCGGAGCGTTTGCGATTCCAGGAGCAACAGGAGCTTCGGACACCTTCCTGTACTCAGGAGTCGGTGGAAGCACATTCCGCGTCTCGGGAGGTTCAACAACTGCAGGATTCAACAACGGGGACAGCTTCGGCGATACCGTGAATCTTGGAGCGGGAATCGGCGAACTTCCATTCGGATGGGGTAGCTTCTAACCGCTAGCGACTGTCTGAAAAAGAATCTGACCGCTGTGTCGTCCACTGGGATGACACAGCGGTTTTTTTGCGCAGAATGGGAAGAATTGATCGCTCGTGTAGGAGACGAAGAACTCTCCTGTTCCGGCTGGCGAAAATGCCAAAGCTTCTCAGGCTGATCTCTGGAAGTTCATCGGTCCGTCGATTATCGTCTTGGGAAGTGGACGCAAGTACAGGTTTTTCATGATCACTCGCATCGAGTTGATAGATTTCATGTCGCATCGGCACACCGTCATTGAACCGGCGGAGGGGCTGACGGTGTTGACGGGGCCGAACAATGTCGGCAAGAGTGCGATCGTGGCGGCATTGCAGTTGTTATGCGACAACACCCGTGGCTCAAACTATGCCATCCGGCACGGTGCGAAATCTTGTTCGGTGACTGTGACGACCGACGATGGTCACGAGGTGACGTGGTCGCGAAGCAAGACTTCCTCGCATTATGTCGTAGACGGTCAACGCTTTGACCGAATTCGCGCTGGGGGCGGATTCGATGAATTGAACACCGCTCTAAGGCTCGGCAAGGTCAACAGCGAGGGAAACGAGGCATTTGACATCCATTTCGGGGCTCAGAAGTCGCCGATCTTCTTGCTCGATAAAACAGGCTCATCGGCGGCTCAGTTTTTCGCATCGTCCTCGGATGTGAGCCGACTTCTTGAGATGCAGCAGGTTCATCAGGACCGCGTTCGATTCGCCAAAAAGGATAAGGGGCGATTGGAGAAAGAACTTGAGGACTGCGCACTTCAGCTAGAAGTTCTCAAGCCATCGCTTCAAATTGAAGAGCGAACCACTCAAGTGGAGAAGCTCTACTCGCAATGGCTTGAAAGTCAGACGGCGGCGGAGGCGTTCTCGGAACTTGTCGATGAAATTGCTCAATCGCAGTCTGATACAGAGTTCCACTCACAGAAATCGAGCGTTCTTCAGAAACTTGAGACCCCGCCGAAGCTGGAAGAGACAAGTCGACTCGCGGAGTTGACCGTCGGGCTGGCGACGATTTCACAGAAGATGGTTCTGCATCACGGACAGCTTGATTCACTGAGCCCGCTGGCGTCTCCGCCGGAACTCTTTGATGTCGATACATTGAGTCGCGTGTTGAAATCCTGCGAGACGCTTGAAAGCTCGATTCAACGTCATCAGTCAAATCGAGAATGTCTTACTCAGCTGGAAGGGCCACCTCATCTCGAAGACACAGATCGGCTTGAGCAACTCATTTTGAGTGTTGAGGAAGCGAGCCTCAGATGCATCGCCAGCGAAGCACGTTTGAACTCGATTGGAGATCTGGAACCGCCGAAGTGGGCCTCCTGCGATGACCTGCAAGCTGTTGTTGCGAGAATGTCCGCAGCGGTAGAAAGATTGGAGATCGAATCAGCGAGGGAAGAACGATTTCGCGAGCTTGCTTCCCCTCCTGACATTCCGTCCAGCGATGGAATCTCTGAGGTCATATTAAAGCTTGAGACACAGATGCAGCGGATGGAAAGCTTGTCCGTCGAGATGAATGGAATCGAGGAGCAGATGCAACTCGTTGAGTCATCCATTCACGATCTCGCGCTTGATCAGACGTGTCCTGTTTGTGGAGGCAACATCGATCCGGAAAAAGCCATTCGTCAGGCTCACAGCTTGGGGAGGGGATAATGTCGGTCGAGGAATGGAACGGGGCTTTATTTATTGGGGACCCGCATCTTGAGAGTCGACAACCCGGTTTTCGAAAGGATAACTATCCCGAAGTCATCCTGGAGAAACTTCGCTGGTCGTTGAACTACGCACGGGAGAACAAGCTCATTCCGGTTCTGCTGGGAGACCTGTTCGATAAGCCCCGTGATAACTCAAACTGGTTGCTGAACCAACTTTTTCAGTTGCTGTCCGGTGAAATTCTCACGGTCTATGGGAATCACGATGTTCATTATCAACCCGAGTTGACGGATGATGACTCGCTCAGCCTGTTGGTCAATTCCGGACATCTCACCTTAATCAGCGAAGACGAGCCATGGGTCGGCACGGTCGCAGGTCGACCGCTTGTGATTGCTGGCTCTTCTTACCGTCAGAAGATTCCCAAGACCTTTGATTCGAGTCCACACTGCGGAAAAACTAAAACGAACCAAAACCCAGTTGTCGTTTGGGTCACGCACCACGATATCCTCATTCCCGGGTATGACGAGGGGCGGGTCAAACCGCGTTCGATTGATGGCGTGGACTTGATCATCAACGGGCATATTCATCGCAATCTGGAGACAGTCGTTAAGGGAAAGACGTCTTGGATCACTCCCGGAAACATCAGCCGACGATCACGAAGTGACGCTTGCCGCGACCACGTCCCGTCGGTTCTGGAACTGCGTCTGGATGATGCGGAGTATCACCTGGAAAGAATCGAAATACCTCATAAACCCTTCGAGGAAGTATTCCACGAAGCGGTGATCGAAGCGGTCGGCAATGAGACTCAGTCAGCGTTTGTCTCCGGTCTAGCTGAACTGCAGGCCCGTCGAACCGACGACGGGGCTGGGCTGATCGAATTTTTGGAATCGAACGTACAACAATTCAGTCCGCAGGTAGCGGCGGAGATCATGGATCTCGCGAAGACAGTGACAGAAGGAGATGAGTGACATGGCAAATAGCGATCAACAGACGATCGAAGAACTTCAGAGTCGGTATCAGGTTCTGCATGAGAAGAAGATCGCAACACAAACCAACCTGACAAATGCTCAAAGTGAACTCCAGAAATTGAAGAAGGAGGCACTTGAGAAGTACGGCACGGACGACCTGGAAGAACTTCGCAGCAAGCTCGAAGAACTCACCGCTGAAAACGAGAGAAAACGTAGAGACTATCAAACATTGTTGGAAGGCATTGAGACGGATCTTGCGATAGTCGAAGCGGACTCGGAGCGCACCCTTGGAGATGGTGAAGCGGGCGAATAATGGAAGCTCATCTTTCAAATTTCGAAGAAGACAGACCATCTGACAGCGCAGTCATTCAGGGAATTCGTCGTCGTGTCGATCGTCTCATCGACCGACGTCGCGAAACCGAACGGCGTTCGAAACAGTTTCGTGATCAGCTTGAAGAAGTAAATCGCGTTCTGGAACTCTCCGATGATGTCACCGCGGCCCTCGAAGCGTTGAATCAACAACTGTTCGACAAGATGCTCGGACTGGTTCAAGAGAAGTTGACGATTGCACTTCAGGAGATCCTGGATCAGGCGGTCTGTTTCCGTGCGCGGTCGGACTTCAAACGGGGCAAAGCCTCCGTCGAGTTCTACATCGAGCGCGAAGGGAATGAAGAGAGCATCATGAACGGGCAAGGGGGCTCCGTCGCGAACATTCTCAGTGTCGGCTTGCGGATGTTTGCGATGATGACGCTCGACCAGAAGGAACACCGCCGGTTTTTGGTGCTCGACGAACAGGATTGCTGGCTGCGCCCAGATCTTGTTCCCCGGCTCGTCAAAATGGTTTACGAGGCAGGGCGTGCTTTGGGATTTCAGGTACTCATGATCAGTCACCATGATCCGCAGAGTTTTGAGCAATACGCGGATAAGGTCTATCGACTCTCCCTGAATCAGCACGGAGCGATCCAAGCCGATGAAGTGGCTCTGTCACCCTCGCATCCCGACGGGGCAACGGGTGAGGGCGACCAGGATGAGCTTTGAATTCTTGAATGAATTTCAGGAATTGGTCTGTATCCGAGGGTGCAATCTCCATTCTTTAGTTCGATGAGGGCTGCGTCGCTGAGCAGCGATTCGTCTTGGAAAGACCTCTTGTTCTAATCGTGGCGACTGTGTTGTTCGCTATGTTCTCAGGCTTCTCTGGGTTGTGGAATCTGGTTAAGCCGAACGATTGTTGAATTCAGACGGTCGAAGTCTCCACATTCAACGAATTGGACCAGTCGCTTGCATCGATACAACCGATCCATCTTGAAGAGTCGCGCTCTTATCGAGTGACTCTGCGTTCCTTGCTACGAAAGTGCAGGGAGTCGCCAGCCAACTTCAAGTGCTCGCGAAGGATTCGATATCGTGGAAAGGTTATCTGTGAGAGTGGATTGGTTTCTGAGCCTGATCCTGCTGTTGGCCATCGGCAGCAATTGCTGGTCAGATGATCTGGCGATGAATCTCTCCGTTCCGATTCCGTCACTCGATGCTCAGGGAGATCCTCAAGCGAGTGATACCCCGGTTGGTATGCAGCTGACGTTGGATCAGGCAGTGTCGATTGCTCTCCAAAATCATCCGTCCATTCACGAACGGAGCTCCAGTGTTGATCGATTCCGCGGTCTTCGATGGAATTCAACTCGGAAGCCCAACCCGACTGTCGGATATCAGGCGTCGGAGATTGGAGACAGCGGTCGGGCTGGTATGCAGGGCGTGTTCTACTCGCAAGAATTTGTCACTGCGAATAAGCTCGGCCTGAATGGACAAATTGGAGGGTGGGAAGTCGAGTCAGCCCGGTGGCAAACGGAAGTCCAAAGACTTCGCGTGATTGGTGATGTCCGACAGCGTTTCTATGATCTGCTCGCTGCCAGCAAGCGTGAAGAAATTCTCCACGTAATGGAAGCCATTCTTCAGGATGGAGTTTCGCTGACTCAGCAGCTTGTTCAGGCAGGTCAAGTGGGGCGAGGTGAGTTGCTACAGGCGCAACTCCGTTTGAAAGAAAACGAACTTCGTCATCAGAATGCCGGGACACAGGTTGTTGCCGCCAAGCGGGCTCTTGAAGTGGTTATGGGAGGTGCGCCGATCGAACTCAACCATGTTGTGGGTTCATTGAGCGAAGCGGTTCCGGAACTCGATTTCGATGTCGAACTTCCGAAGGCGATTGCCAGACATCCCGCTGTTGAAGCGGCACGTGCCGAAATGGTCCGTCATCAATGGGCCGTTCAACGGGAACAGGTTGAACCGATTCCCAACATTCAGTCTCAGGTCGGGGTCCAGTACGACAATGCTTCGTACGACACGATCGTCAACTTGCAGTTGGGATTCGAGTTGCCGGTGAACAATCGCAACACCGGACGAGTGGCCGCAGCATGTGCGGACTACGTGCAGGCGAGTTTCCGAGCCAAACGCCTTGAGTTGGCGCTTCGAGAAGAATTTGTGGAAGCTTTCCGCGAATACGGAGTCGCGCTGCAGACCCTGAAGCAGATCGAAAACGAGCTACTTCCACTTTCGCAAGAGAATCTGGAAACCGCCCAGACACTGTATAAAAGTGGAGAGATGTCTTATCTCGGTCTTTTGACGGCGCAGCAGTCGTACGTTGAGGTGTTGCTCACGCTGAATACTGCCCGGCAAGAAGCCTGGCAGGCGGTCTCTTTAATCGAGAACGGATTGCTGACCAACGCACTGACCACGCAATAAGTGATCTAAGTGCTTAAACTGTTGGGAAGCGATTGCTGCGAGTAACGGCAGCTCGAACAGGGAATGAAGTGAGTTCGAGTGACGGATGCGGAAACTCTGCGAGTCGATTAGACCCAGAATTCTTCGCCGCTCCAGTTCATCGGTGGAGTCGATTCGATCTCGCAATCGCCATTCACGCGTGTCTGGCAGGCGAGAGTCATGTCTTTCTCGTGACCAATGCGAGCGAACAACCACATTGGGTTCAGCAAGAGCAGGATCTTTTCCCACCAGCCTTTTCGCTTGAGCTGTTCGCCGCCTGATTTGACGATCACGCGGCAACTTCCGCACATGCCGTTTCCGTGGCAATTCAGATATTGATGAATCCCAGAATGCATCGGAATGCCGTTCTTATGGGCTTCACGACGAAGATTCGATCCTTCTGGAACGACAATCTTCTTGTTCTTCAGGTTCTTGAACGTAACGGTGGGCATGATCCTGAACCAGTCCCGCAGCTCTGAAGGAATACGAAAACGACCAATTTCAAGCGGCGATGTTAGTGTCAGTTTCGCGAAGATGCCAGTCGATTCAAAGCCGTTCCAGAATTTAGGAGTGGCCTCGGGGCTGACTGGCAGATTTCGCTTCGATTCGTCAGGAAATCAGTCCGCGTCGTTTCAATTCTGCGACGACTGTCCCCACAATTTTTCCGACGTCAGGGTCATTCGCGGCGGAGCCACCGGTTGGTGTCGGGCAACCTCCGACTGGCTGGTCGGTGAACCCGTGTTGCGAAAGCAGGCATTGCAGAGTGTTGGAGAGCGTTGACAGATCCGCCAGTTGTTCCGTCGACAGCGGTTGGCGTCCTCGCCCCATCTGGAATCCTCGCAATTCGACAGCTGCTCGGAATCCATCGGGGAACTCGGCCTGATAGATCATTGTGTCGAAGAGGGTGACCAGGTCGTACTGAATTTCCCGGGCAGCATCGATTTGGCCGGAAACAGTCAGGTCGTACAGTTTTCGAGTGACTTCCGGAACGACTCCACTCGAAGCGTTTGTGCCGCCATCGCAGCCGACCAGCAACATTGGCATCAGTGCTGCGTCCCAGCCTGTCAGGAAGCTGAATTCCGGCCGATTCGGTCGGACGGCCTGAATCATGCGGATCATGTGAGGGATTTCCCCCGAAGAATCTTTAATCGCGACAATTCGAGGGCATTCCTCGCTGAGTCGCTGCACGGTTGGAACATCGATTGGGCTCGCGAACATCGGGATGTTGTAGAGCGTTACGTCGATCGGAGTATTCTGGCCGATCTCACGAAAATAGGCGTAAACGGACGAAGGGCTCAGCTTGTAATAGAATGGAGCAACAATCGCGACCGCCCGAACTCCGAGGTCGGAGTAGTATTCGCACGCTTTGATTGTCTCGCGAACGTTGGCTTCTGCTGCACCTGCCAGAATCGGAACCCGACCGCGGTTCTGGTCGGCGATAATCTTGACAATCCGTCTTCGTTCTTCGGGGGTGAATCGAGTAAATTCCCCGGTCGAGCCGTTCGGATAGAGTCCGTGAACTCCTCGCTCGATGAGCCAGTCCACGTACCGGCGCAGTTCCGCTTCGTTAATATTCTGGTTCGAGTCGTATGGAACCAGATTGGGAGTGAAAATTCCGGAAAGTCGCTGTGGGTGCATGGTGGTTGCCGAAATGAGAGCTGTTTTCAGTGTGAGGTTCACGAAATCCTGCGAGCACACATGTTGAAAGTCAGGTTGAACCGCTACGGTGGGAATATTGTTTCAGCAGTGCCGTCTCGCTTTTGTTTCGAACACGTTTCGGGATTGATGGCAGTTGGCTCAGTCAACCTGATTCGCAAAGTCCCGGAATCATTTCCGAGACGAGTGTCCAAGTTGTGATTGCGGATGCGATCTGTCCCTTCGACCATTGCATGTGGTCTCTGTTGTCTTCACGTCAATTATTGTCTTGTGATGGTCATTCGGAATGTCCCTTTTGTGCCTCTCTCGTTCGGCAGGAACTCCATTCCGAAAAATCAATCTCTTTTGTTTGATGTCGGCATTGAATTTAAGAAACCTGCGGCCAAAATCGCTGCAGTGCTCGCTTAGCCTTTGCAGACTCCATTTGGAGCGTTCATCGTGAGTTCGCAACCTGTTTCCGTCGGCAGTCAAAACCTGTCTTTCGTCGAAGATCTCTTCTCAAGTTATCTCCTCGATCCGAATTCGGTCGACGTGGAATGGCGAGAGTATTTTGATTCTCTCAAAAATGGAGATGAACGACTCAGTGGCGGCTGGACAGCTTCCAGCCCATTTCCGTCGCGTTCAATGTTCAATCCTCCGGGACTCGGGACGGATATTCCTTATCAGGGGCCGGCCGGAAAACTGGACGAAGCAGCCCGTCAGGAGCGTCTCGACCAGTTAATTCGGAATTACCGTGTTCGTGGTCACATTCTGGCATCGGTCGACCCACTGGGATCCGAACGTCCG
The sequence above is drawn from the Thalassoglobus sp. JC818 genome and encodes:
- a CDS encoding AAA family ATPase yields the protein MITRIELIDFMSHRHTVIEPAEGLTVLTGPNNVGKSAIVAALQLLCDNTRGSNYAIRHGAKSCSVTVTTDDGHEVTWSRSKTSSHYVVDGQRFDRIRAGGGFDELNTALRLGKVNSEGNEAFDIHFGAQKSPIFLLDKTGSSAAQFFASSSDVSRLLEMQQVHQDRVRFAKKDKGRLEKELEDCALQLEVLKPSLQIEERTTQVEKLYSQWLESQTAAEAFSELVDEIAQSQSDTEFHSQKSSVLQKLETPPKLEETSRLAELTVGLATISQKMVLHHGQLDSLSPLASPPELFDVDTLSRVLKSCETLESSIQRHQSNRECLTQLEGPPHLEDTDRLEQLILSVEEASLRCIASEARLNSIGDLEPPKWASCDDLQAVVARMSAAVERLEIESAREERFRELASPPDIPSSDGISEVILKLETQMQRMESLSVEMNGIEEQMQLVESSIHDLALDQTCPVCGGNIDPEKAIRQAHSLGRG
- a CDS encoding metallophosphoesterase is translated as MSVEEWNGALFIGDPHLESRQPGFRKDNYPEVILEKLRWSLNYARENKLIPVLLGDLFDKPRDNSNWLLNQLFQLLSGEILTVYGNHDVHYQPELTDDDSLSLLVNSGHLTLISEDEPWVGTVAGRPLVIAGSSYRQKIPKTFDSSPHCGKTKTNQNPVVVWVTHHDILIPGYDEGRVKPRSIDGVDLIINGHIHRNLETVVKGKTSWITPGNISRRSRSDACRDHVPSVLELRLDDAEYHLERIEIPHKPFEEVFHEAVIEAVGNETQSAFVSGLAELQARRTDDGAGLIEFLESNVQQFSPQVAAEIMDLAKTVTEGDE
- a CDS encoding DNA repair protein, encoding MEAHLSNFEEDRPSDSAVIQGIRRRVDRLIDRRRETERRSKQFRDQLEEVNRVLELSDDVTAALEALNQQLFDKMLGLVQEKLTIALQEILDQAVCFRARSDFKRGKASVEFYIEREGNEESIMNGQGGSVANILSVGLRMFAMMTLDQKEHRRFLVLDEQDCWLRPDLVPRLVKMVYEAGRALGFQVLMISHHDPQSFEQYADKVYRLSLNQHGAIQADEVALSPSHPDGATGEGDQDEL
- a CDS encoding TolC family protein; this translates as MRVDWFLSLILLLAIGSNCWSDDLAMNLSVPIPSLDAQGDPQASDTPVGMQLTLDQAVSIALQNHPSIHERSSSVDRFRGLRWNSTRKPNPTVGYQASEIGDSGRAGMQGVFYSQEFVTANKLGLNGQIGGWEVESARWQTEVQRLRVIGDVRQRFYDLLAASKREEILHVMEAILQDGVSLTQQLVQAGQVGRGELLQAQLRLKENELRHQNAGTQVVAAKRALEVVMGGAPIELNHVVGSLSEAVPELDFDVELPKAIARHPAVEAARAEMVRHQWAVQREQVEPIPNIQSQVGVQYDNASYDTIVNLQLGFELPVNNRNTGRVAAACADYVQASFRAKRLELALREEFVEAFREYGVALQTLKQIENELLPLSQENLETAQTLYKSGEMSYLGLLTAQQSYVEVLLTLNTARQEAWQAVSLIENGLLTNALTTQ
- a CDS encoding 2Fe-2S iron-sulfur cluster-binding protein, which encodes MPTVTFKNLKNKKIVVPEGSNLRREAHKNGIPMHSGIHQYLNCHGNGMCGSCRVIVKSGGEQLKRKGWWEKILLLLNPMWLFARIGHEKDMTLACQTRVNGDCEIESTPPMNWSGEEFWV
- a CDS encoding dihydrodipicolinate synthase family protein, with product MHPQRLSGIFTPNLVPYDSNQNINEAELRRYVDWLIERGVHGLYPNGSTGEFTRFTPEERRRIVKIIADQNRGRVPILAGAAEANVRETIKACEYYSDLGVRAVAIVAPFYYKLSPSSVYAYFREIGQNTPIDVTLYNIPMFASPIDVPTVQRLSEECPRIVAIKDSSGEIPHMIRMIQAVRPNRPEFSFLTGWDAALMPMLLVGCDGGTNASSGVVPEVTRKLYDLTVSGQIDAAREIQYDLVTLFDTMIYQAEFPDGFRAAVELRGFQMGRGRQPLSTEQLADLSTLSNTLQCLLSQHGFTDQPVGGCPTPTGGSAANDPDVGKIVGTVVAELKRRGLIS